A single Bacillus sp. OxB-1 DNA region contains:
- a CDS encoding ATP-grasp domain-containing protein gives MSTCWVIYNGSLTSDKFSDQAELLREAAERAGVAAVAKKNHEVLMDLQEEPIGLPDFVVFLDKDILLATYLKQLGVPIFNDPDVIETCDNKAKQYLELARHGIPMPRTIIAPKVYPAFTIRESGYYERVLDELGLPMIIKEGRGSFGMKVYLVETEEQFFEKTDALCGVDYVFQEFIASSRGRDVRVNIVGDEIVAAMARASETDFRANITNGGTATPVELTPAQRELAMRAAKAVGAEFAGVDLLYGEDGGPLVCEVNAAAHIRNIYHVTGINVADAMIAYILRKLP, from the coding sequence ATGAGTACATGCTGGGTAATCTATAACGGCAGCCTGACGAGCGATAAGTTCAGCGATCAGGCGGAGTTGTTGCGTGAGGCCGCGGAGCGCGCAGGCGTGGCCGCGGTCGCAAAGAAGAATCATGAAGTGCTGATGGACTTGCAGGAGGAGCCGATTGGCCTTCCCGACTTTGTCGTCTTTCTCGACAAGGATATTTTGCTGGCGACCTATCTGAAACAATTGGGGGTCCCGATCTTCAATGACCCGGATGTCATCGAAACTTGCGACAACAAGGCGAAACAGTATTTGGAGCTGGCGCGGCACGGCATCCCGATGCCAAGGACAATCATCGCGCCGAAAGTCTATCCTGCCTTCACCATCCGGGAATCGGGCTATTACGAGAGGGTTCTGGACGAGCTCGGGTTGCCGATGATCATCAAGGAAGGCCGCGGCTCTTTCGGAATGAAAGTCTATCTCGTGGAAACCGAGGAACAGTTTTTTGAAAAGACCGACGCGTTGTGCGGCGTCGATTATGTCTTCCAGGAATTCATCGCGTCAAGTCGGGGCCGGGATGTCCGGGTCAATATCGTCGGAGATGAAATTGTCGCAGCGATGGCCCGTGCATCCGAAACCGATTTCCGGGCCAATATTACGAACGGGGGCACCGCCACCCCGGTGGAGCTCACTCCCGCACAGCGCGAACTTGCGATGCGGGCCGCCAAGGCGGTCGGGGCTGAATTTGCCGGTGTCGACTTGCTGTACGGCGAAGATGGCGGGCCTCTCGTCTGTGAAGTGAACGCCGCCGCCCATATCCGCAATATTTACCACGTGACGGGCATCAATGTCGCGGATGCCATGATTGCCTATATATTGAGGAAACTGCCGTGA
- a CDS encoding bifunctional folylpolyglutamate synthase/dihydrofolate synthase codes for MIPKLDEYKERWAIASENTVKPGLKSIQSALNKVGNPQKQLQAIHVAGTNGKGSTIAFMESILREHGHSTGVFSSPAIVDVHDQIRLDGVPVSEEELNRSFSVMKEAGLSGMLTDFELLTAAAFVTFSLRNPDYVLLETGMGGALDSTNVVTPLVSVITSVALDHTAILGDTIEEIAAQKAGIIKQGIPVVTGPLTEEAMKVVSNIAQKSASDLLVCGTDFQIDAGGPTEKFRGTENFGIAGRKMKGPHQAINAAIAIQALLAAGIPLQEGKVSQAVAKAGLANRFEEVAPGVYVDGTHNPAAAHALTKTIEQEFPGEKVDFIIGMLKGKDIEGTLDALVPVAASFSFLAFSHPQAESPERMMDLCDHPNKRVLNDVDGRILLETEMNRKKIVTGSLYLLVGIYNQLRGK; via the coding sequence TTGATTCCTAAATTGGACGAATATAAAGAACGTTGGGCCATAGCTAGTGAAAATACGGTGAAACCCGGGTTGAAAAGCATACAATCCGCCTTGAATAAAGTCGGAAATCCGCAAAAGCAGTTGCAGGCGATCCACGTAGCCGGGACAAACGGCAAAGGCTCGACGATTGCATTCATGGAGTCGATCTTGCGGGAGCATGGGCATTCGACGGGTGTGTTTTCATCTCCCGCAATCGTTGATGTCCACGATCAAATCCGGCTGGACGGCGTTCCGGTTTCCGAAGAGGAGTTGAACCGTTCCTTTTCAGTAATGAAAGAGGCGGGACTCAGCGGCATGCTGACCGATTTCGAACTGCTGACAGCTGCAGCGTTCGTCACTTTTAGCCTGCGGAATCCCGATTATGTCCTGTTGGAGACGGGGATGGGCGGCGCTTTGGACAGCACGAATGTCGTCACGCCGCTCGTTTCCGTCATCACGTCTGTCGCACTGGATCATACGGCGATCCTCGGTGACACGATTGAAGAGATTGCGGCGCAGAAGGCGGGCATTATCAAACAGGGGATCCCGGTAGTCACGGGGCCTTTGACAGAGGAAGCAATGAAAGTCGTCTCCAATATTGCACAAAAGTCGGCAAGCGATCTCTTAGTCTGCGGTACCGATTTCCAGATTGATGCAGGGGGACCGACAGAAAAATTCAGAGGGACAGAGAATTTCGGAATAGCCGGCCGGAAGATGAAAGGCCCCCATCAAGCGATCAATGCGGCAATCGCCATCCAAGCCTTGCTGGCGGCCGGCATCCCGCTTCAAGAGGGTAAGGTTAGCCAGGCGGTTGCAAAGGCTGGGCTGGCCAATCGATTTGAGGAAGTGGCGCCGGGTGTCTATGTGGACGGCACGCATAACCCAGCTGCTGCACATGCACTCACCAAGACGATCGAGCAGGAATTCCCGGGAGAGAAAGTGGATTTCATCATTGGTATGCTGAAAGGGAAGGACATTGAAGGAACGCTTGATGCCTTGGTGCCGGTGGCCGCGTCATTCTCTTTCCTGGCATTTTCCCATCCGCAAGCGGAAAGCCCGGAGAGGATGATGGACCTTTGCGATCATCCGAACAAACGGGTGCTAAATGATGTGGATGGACGTATACTACTAGAAACAGAAATGAATCGGAAGAAAATAGTAACAGGTTCACTTTATCTTTTGGTAGGTATTTATAATCAATTAAGAGGAAAATAA
- a CDS encoding amidase: protein MINYETIRELKTKFEKKEVSPVEVTKQMLNRIHQFKDLNAFITVNETQALKQAELSEKKYALGEQIGFLEGIPISYKDNLSTAGLRTTSGSHIDESLVPMKNAGIVEILQNEGAVNLGKTNMHEFAFGITSNNPFYGPAKNPWNPEYTPGGSSGGSGVAVAASLGVASIGTDTGGSIRIPAAACGVVGLKATHDLIDSTGVKNISWTLDHVGPLVKNMDDLAFMMEAMTGEDFSTFLNEDIRGLRIGVPNNYLNERMDDETAALYEKSLEQLTSLGAVLIEVDIPFSNDDLGLLTVLAVSEAGYVHDAYIDKPESRFGADVEAVLKSSRDISALQYMQALKRKEDLLAQFEELFTKVDVIVSPVTPSSSQKVGVDELTIHGQTEDIFSGMIRYPSVFNMTGQPALSVPLGLGANDLPVGLQFAAASYCEPILMRAGFAYEQNFLKEFYAKRDQLLAAAPTLS, encoded by the coding sequence TTGATCAATTATGAGACTATTCGTGAATTGAAAACCAAGTTTGAGAAAAAAGAGGTTTCTCCTGTTGAAGTGACGAAGCAGATGTTGAACCGCATCCATCAATTCAAAGACCTGAACGCTTTTATTACCGTCAATGAAACGCAAGCTTTGAAGCAAGCGGAACTATCGGAAAAGAAATATGCGCTAGGCGAACAAATCGGGTTCCTGGAAGGAATTCCGATCTCGTATAAAGATAATTTGTCTACAGCCGGTTTGCGGACGACGAGCGGGTCGCATATCGACGAGTCGCTCGTTCCGATGAAAAACGCCGGTATCGTGGAAATCCTTCAAAATGAAGGGGCGGTCAATCTCGGAAAGACGAATATGCATGAATTCGCATTCGGTATCACGTCGAACAATCCGTTCTACGGCCCAGCCAAAAATCCTTGGAACCCGGAGTATACGCCGGGAGGATCCAGCGGGGGATCCGGTGTCGCGGTGGCCGCTTCGCTTGGTGTCGCATCGATCGGCACGGATACAGGTGGATCCATTCGGATTCCGGCAGCTGCCTGCGGCGTAGTCGGATTGAAGGCAACGCATGACCTGATCGACTCTACAGGCGTGAAGAATATTTCCTGGACGCTCGACCATGTCGGACCGCTCGTGAAAAATATGGACGATCTGGCCTTCATGATGGAAGCGATGACAGGGGAAGACTTTTCGACATTCCTGAATGAGGACATCCGAGGATTGCGGATTGGCGTGCCGAATAATTATCTAAATGAACGGATGGATGATGAAACCGCTGCCTTGTATGAAAAATCACTCGAACAGTTGACTTCATTAGGGGCCGTGCTGATCGAAGTGGATATCCCATTCTCGAACGACGATCTGGGACTTCTGACAGTGCTTGCCGTATCGGAAGCGGGTTATGTCCATGACGCCTATATCGATAAGCCGGAATCCCGCTTCGGAGCGGATGTCGAAGCCGTCCTGAAATCGAGCCGTGATATTTCCGCATTGCAGTACATGCAGGCGTTGAAGAGAAAAGAGGATTTGCTAGCGCAATTCGAAGAACTGTTTACGAAAGTGGATGTCATCGTATCCCCGGTGACACCGTCGTCCTCACAAAAAGTGGGGGTGGACGAATTGACGATTCACGGGCAAACCGAAGATATTTTCAGCGGCATGATCCGCTATCCTTCCGTATTCAATATGACGGGACAACCGGCCTTGTCCGTGCCGCTTGGCTTAGGGGCAAATGACTTGCCGGTCGGTCTTCAGTTCGCCGCAGCTTCTTACTGTGAGCCGATCCTCATGCGTGCAGGTTTTGCGTATGAACAGAATTTCCTGAAGGAGTTTTACGCCAAACGTGATCAACTGCTTGCTGCGGCTCCGACTTTGTCTTAA
- a CDS encoding MBL fold metallo-hydrolase, with protein sequence MLEKLEIEVVRLDLPFRLNHVNCFMAEGEAGWTIIDAGLNNTYTQNVWKERIGDRKVTDLFITHYHPDHFGHSGQLQKTTGARVSMSEVDARSALTVWEQSYVDDLYGHYLTAGIPENIAREMVGNTAEFIPLVTPYPTIDHHFQEGEKVPIGRYEYEVIHAPGHSDGMVCFYNKEEGVLLSADHILPKITPNISYWFHGDENPLYSYLTSLESLKRLDIGYVIPSHGKPFAGANERIDEIISHHEDRLEDTMQAIAEPISVYEACGRLFKQQLTVHETRFAIGETIAHLEYLRRAGKCERRFEEGQWIYFRK encoded by the coding sequence ATGTTGGAGAAATTGGAAATCGAAGTGGTGCGGCTTGACTTGCCTTTCCGCCTGAATCACGTGAATTGTTTCATGGCAGAGGGGGAAGCCGGCTGGACGATCATCGACGCCGGTTTGAACAATACATACACGCAAAATGTGTGGAAAGAGCGGATTGGGGACCGAAAAGTTACCGATCTGTTCATCACCCATTACCATCCCGATCATTTTGGCCATTCGGGACAGCTTCAGAAAACGACCGGTGCTCGAGTCTCCATGAGCGAGGTGGACGCACGTTCCGCGTTGACTGTCTGGGAGCAATCCTATGTCGACGATTTGTACGGGCATTATTTGACAGCAGGCATACCGGAGAACATTGCCCGGGAAATGGTCGGCAACACAGCAGAATTCATCCCGCTCGTTACACCATATCCGACGATCGACCATCACTTTCAGGAAGGTGAAAAGGTGCCGATCGGCCGGTATGAATATGAAGTCATTCATGCACCGGGCCATTCGGATGGCATGGTCTGCTTTTATAATAAGGAAGAGGGTGTCCTTCTTTCCGCGGACCATATCCTGCCGAAAATCACGCCGAATATTTCGTATTGGTTCCACGGGGATGAAAATCCGTTGTATTCATATTTGACTTCATTGGAAAGCCTGAAACGCTTGGATATCGGTTACGTCATCCCGTCCCATGGAAAACCGTTCGCCGGGGCAAATGAACGGATTGATGAAATCATCAGCCACCACGAAGACCGATTGGAAGACACAATGCAAGCAATAGCAGAGCCGATTTCTGTTTATGAAGCTTGCGGCCGCCTGTTCAAGCAGCAATTAACCGTCCATGAAACACGGTTTGCCATCGGGGAGACGATTGCCCATTTGGAATACTTACGCCGTGCCGGAAAGTGCGAGCGCAGATTCGAAGAAGGACAATGGATTTATTTCCGGAAATGA
- a CDS encoding ATP-grasp domain-containing protein, which produces MRGLLAYTAIEAERNSAFIQDLLNEAKKVGISLDLWTDDGMPDEPFDFILSRRRDSELSARWEAAGIRVFNRSEVNRIANDKYKTFELAALLGIPAVPTRKIRTADAICTYPCVLKTTDGHGGAEVFLCHSVRDAETFLRQFAERSIIAQPFVETDAQDVRVFMLGNEVLGAVLRKGQDSFKSNYTLGGSIAKFELDVAQTKEVQTITQALKSDYVGIDFLLLPDGSWLLNEIEDPVGARSLYETHDFSVAARLVDHMKRELTD; this is translated from the coding sequence GTGAGGGGGCTTCTGGCATATACCGCAATCGAAGCGGAACGGAACAGTGCATTTATCCAGGACCTATTAAATGAAGCGAAAAAAGTCGGAATTAGTCTGGATTTGTGGACAGATGACGGAATGCCGGATGAGCCGTTCGATTTTATTCTATCCAGAAGAAGGGATTCCGAACTGTCGGCTCGATGGGAAGCGGCCGGAATCCGGGTCTTCAACCGTTCGGAAGTAAATCGGATTGCGAATGATAAATATAAAACATTCGAACTGGCCGCCTTGCTCGGGATACCTGCCGTCCCCACAAGGAAAATCCGAACGGCGGACGCTATCTGCACCTATCCATGCGTCCTGAAGACGACCGATGGACATGGCGGCGCCGAAGTTTTCCTCTGCCACTCCGTTCGGGATGCGGAAACGTTTTTACGCCAGTTCGCAGAACGCTCCATCATCGCGCAGCCATTTGTTGAAACGGATGCGCAAGATGTCCGGGTCTTCATGCTCGGCAATGAAGTCCTCGGCGCTGTTTTGCGGAAAGGACAGGATTCATTCAAATCCAATTACACGCTGGGCGGCTCCATCGCCAAATTCGAGCTGGATGTCGCACAGACGAAAGAGGTACAAACCATTACACAAGCACTCAAAAGTGACTATGTCGGCATCGATTTTCTTTTATTGCCCGACGGCAGCTGGTTGTTGAATGAAATCGAAGATCCCGTCGGCGCGCGGTCCTTGTACGAAACACATGACTTTTCCGTCGCGGCGCGGTTGGTGGATCATATGAAAAGAGAACTTACGGATTAA